Genomic segment of Arachis hypogaea cultivar Tifrunner chromosome 16, arahy.Tifrunner.gnm2.J5K5, whole genome shotgun sequence:
CCAAAGCCATATTGTATAAAAAAATGTCtgagtaaaatatatttatactCACTTACTTTAGAATTGTCCCACCAAATGGGGATGATTTTGTAAATCAAACagcacaatattttttaaatcatacTAATACgtatacatcttttttttttcttgtaatatTTTAAGTTCTTGATAAAACATATTAATTTCAACAACAAACAATACTCAGATATAAAGCACAATcacaaaaactataaaaattcaaAGGTTACCTTCTTCTACTTACAAATTACAATGGTTTAACAAAAATTCTTGGTAGCTAGAAACTTTGCCATGGCTTCCATTCTTCCTGTCCAAAAGGaatgaaaaaatacaaaaaaataccaCAAATCTGAACaaactcaaagaaaaaaaaacataaaagagATTGTTGCAATAAATAAATTTCTATGTTACAACCCTCTAAAACTGCAAAGATATTTTATACCATTTTCATGGGCTAGCATCAATGTTCACATTACAACTATAACAAAAATTACCACTATTTCCTTAAAATTCACCCGCaatgaattttattgatttaGGACATACAACTAATATAGTCAAGTGAACCTAAAGGCACAAAAGTCCTCTAAAAGTGCACATTATGAAGATTAAAAGTTTTTACCACATAAACAATGATATAGTGAAAaagcataaaagaaaaaagagcacCACATATGTTAATTCTTAGTTCAGTATCTAaccaaaactaactaaaaacaaGATTAAATTCCATCAAACTCAGACAACCCAAATCGCTTTGTCTTGTAAATTATAATTGTACTTTTTGTATCATGCTCCTTTTTCCAGCTAGTAAAATTATGCAAACAAcacatttttccacaaaaaataCATCAAAAACCATGAATTAGCAAAAATATCATACCTTTTAACTATAAGTTGAAACTCTTGATTATGGCCCAGTTATTGAAATCCCTCACAAGTATCACTAATACTTTTAACAAATATTGATCATCGAAAAATCTATTCACTGAAATTAACCTTTGCCATAGTTGGAGGGGCACAATGAAAAGaataaacaaaataacaaaagtttgaaaaaaaatcaagGATCAGAGAAGTAAGAAATCAAATTAAAGTTGAATAACGTATGAAATTGGCGGTATCATAAGCAAGCCAAGATGGGTTCAATTCCTCTACCTTTGTGCCGCACCAAGGTGGGTTTGATTCCTCACTGCAATCACGTCCCGCCCAAGATGGTTCGACTCCTCTCTCCTATCGCGCTGCCCAGATggatttctttctcttttgtttagCGCTGCCAAAGTTAGAGAAGTGAATTGGAGTTGGTTGCGATGGAGTTTGATGGAGGTAGAAGAGAATGTTAAAGAAGCAGGAGATGGTGTTGTAGCTGACTTGTGCAGATTTTTCAGCTGATGAACATATTTATCATTTGAATGGATTGATTTCTCTTGCAGAAATTCAAAATCCGAAGAAGGGTAtttgaatttttcaataaaaaaaataaaaatagaagaagaaagaaagggtaagaaagtaatagaaatagaaaaaggaaTAAAGTAAAGAGCAAATTTTTACCAACTCTTTTTGACTATTCTcactaaattacttatttttgaatttttaaaataaaatttactttaaaaaaattaaaatactaagaAAATGACATGTCAACACTAACTATTTTAAAtttactagtataaaatatatttttttttgacttAGACTAGAAAACTGAAACTTTTTAATTTGCTCGATATGAAAAATAAGTACAATTTATTAATTACTATAATTAGAATCTAAAGACTCATTGAAAGGTGGAGGTGATGGAGAAGCCAGTAACAATCACACCCTTTCATAACCATCGAAAAACCAGCAATAACATTTCAATTCTTTCTAAGAGAAGGAACACCTTAAACCATCATATGTAGTTTTTGTGGCATTCAAATTTTAtgattagaaatataattaattaattcgaCTTAGTTAGCTAGCTAAAACTCTTTGAAGAAGATAAAAGTTTCTTAGCAAgaatatttgaaataaattattttaaccaaattaattaaaattctattaataaattaaagtcaATATTGGGAATTATTACAAGTTGTACATTTCAAAATGATATgaactctaaaatatttataaatgtgAATCATCTTTCATTTGAGTTAACTATATAAACTATTTTGCATAtgtgaattaatataattattcttaCTAACCTAATATCAtcatatttattagaattattagtAGTTAGGAGTTAAGTTAGTAATGACTAGTAGGTAAATATTTATGAGGTTAGTTGGTAATATCTCTATAAAAATGGTGACTCTTGTATTATGTAATAACAAACTTTAACACGATAACTtcacatatattattatttttttattctgctCTTCTTCCAAAAATTTAACATAGCATCAGAACCATCGTATCCTCCTTAAAAAGGATATGCCATTAGTTTTTCGATACCATGcttcttcttcaaatccaaataATCAGTTTTCATTGTTTTCTTCCTCTATAATGGCAAAATCATCTTCTAACGTAACACAAGATCCACTGGCCTTTTCTATATTCATCCTAGTAAAAATCTAACCTCTGTCCTTATCACTCCTGTCCTTACTGGCAGTAACTAGTATTTTTAGTGTCGATCTTTTTTTTATGGCCATCAtctccaaaaataaatatgattttCTCACTTGCTCTACTCCTTCTTACCTTGTTAATAATATAGGAGCGTTGCAATAACTTGATGTTGTCTTGGCTATttcattttctctctttctctattACCTAAAATTATTGTCATTGAGAGCTGAAACGTGCCTTCACCTGCCTCTCAAAGTTTGTTGTCACCGTCACTTCttctttttatcttcttcttttctcttctcttcttttctcttctcttcttcttcatctctatttttcttctttctctgtcAAGAACCACTTTCTGTTCACATTTTTTCTCCCTCTCTTTATCTATCTCTTCAGCCCACTGCCGGCCATCCTGGTCGTCACGGCATCTCCGAcatcccttttcttcttctcttctttttctggTTATCTCACTCCTGTCTCACTCTCAAACACAGAACCAGAGCAATAGACTTGTTCCTCCTTTCCGTCACGACCAGAATCGCCGGCCCGCAATACACATGTCTTCCATCACCGGGCCGGACGTGTCCTCCTCTGCGTCACCACTCACCGCATGCGCTCACGTCTTCCCCTAACCAGAGCATCCTATTCCTCCTTTCTGTATGCTGCACCTTTCTGTTCCTCTGTTTTCCTCTGCGTCTCGCATCACACGCCTCTTCCTCTATTTTACCGCACGCCTCTTCTTCTGCGCTGCATGTCTCTTCCTCAACTATCTCATCGAAACTTATCCATCTAAGTTGGAGATTATTGACATCTTCCATTCACTAGCTTGCAGAGACATATTAGAGTTTGTTAGTAGTTTGTTAGTAGTTAGGAGTTAAGTTAGTAATGACTAGTAGTTAGTAGATAGATATTTATGAGGTTAGTTGATAATATCCCTATAAATAGAATGACTTTTGTATCATGTAACAACAAATTTTAACACAacaattttatatgtattattatctttttattctgTTCTTATACCagaaattttaacaatatttatgtcaaaaaataaacaaaaatactatttatattatttatgtatatatttatatatgttgattcatatatttttaattagttaaataatcTGTCACCAAATAATTAAATTTGCTATAGTAAAATTATCAAACATAATATGGATGTCATAGATCAATAATCAAATTTGTTGACAGTCATATATTAAAAAGTTTTATACAATACTAAATATGTAATTTTATAGACGGTTATTgatcataaataatttttatatatacatatcatGAGTGAAAAACAAAATACATAAGACAATATTAAATATGTAATTTTATAGACTGTTAttgatcataaataatttatatatatatatatatatatatatcatgagtGAAAAACAAAATACATAAGACAGTTAAATGCTGCGACTTTGTAGAGCTACTATCTTACTTAGGGATGTTAATGGAGTAGGGCGGGGGCGGGAATGCCTCCTTACTCTCCATTCCCGCCCCTAGATTTACTCCCTGCTTCCGTCTCCGTTTTCCGTCATGAGAGAATATTGCTCTCCATCCCCATTCTTTATAGGGTCCTATTCCTCGCGGGGACCCTATTCCTCATCTATttgatagttctaactaattattaatttctatatGAATAGAGGTGTAAGTATccattctataaaaaataataagattttatacaaaaagtctaaacgATAAGATGAtgacttctttcgaaatgacACAGTGGAGGGACGCAATGGCGAGTCAGAGGACAGAGAAGTGGACAAGGTGGGAGACGCGACAACAaagaggagaatggacacgacgaCAGAGTTACGGAAAGGAACGCCGCAAATAGAGAGCACGACGCAGTGAGGATCATGGCACAGGAGATGTGACGATACGGTGAGAAAGGAGAGTGGCAAGagggtggctgcagagaggttggatggagtatggatAACGTTAGGAATTtctgaattgaagaagggttatAAAAATGAGgattaggagttttgggtttatatatatgtatgtctgtgtgtgaaatgactaaaaaatatatgagaaataaactgttaagaacaattaaataaatttattaatttcggGAATTAGCGGGAATGGGACGAGGATCCGCGCTCGGATTTCCGCGCGTGCCTCGGAGAAATTTTGTCCCCGTCTCCATCTCCACAGAAAAAATTTCCCACAATCGAATCTCTATTCGAGACAATTTTCACAGAAATCTCCGAAGAATTTTGCCATCCTTAATCTCACTGCTTGAATTCACTCAATTTTTTGAGTTAAAATTAAATGAGTTTAACTCTTAgtatttagaaaaaataaaaaataaaaaatacaagttAAAGAGCGTTTTGCTGAAAATAACATTTCACtacataaatatttatacaaatgaCTTATATATTCTAACCCAaaactttcattttttatttatagtaATTTGTctgttaaataaataattatgatttaatctaattaacgttttAGATCGATCAaccaaaatatttattataaatatcttatctaactgcggcattaatttaaatttttttaaattattttacaccACTCTTTATATTTTTACATATATACGTTTCTTTAAAGAATATTTTGTGACATTTTAAAATCTTCTAAGACATAAAAGCATCTCAAATATTCtagagtttatttaatttttatacgaatatgattaaatataaaattttaaaatttatagtaacataaaaaataaaaaatactacatGGAAAGTGTTAGGTAAATAATAATCATCTTAAACAATATAAACAAccatcaattaaataaaaatatattacactctaatttaatgttactaattaaatttagAGAAAATACCACTCCCCTCTCCTGCGagatactaaaataataaaatgacactcACATCCCCTCtgttttataaatgtacattctcctccattctaacttttaaaaaacctcctctttaatcaattttaaacttttttgtattaactaatgttaactatatctatttaaaaaaaattatttttttaaaaaaatacccattagcaaaaattttattttttatcattaaattttgcttatcaaaatatcctttaataaattattttcttattgattaaattgtatttttttaaaaatttaataattatattattttttttctaaaatacccttaaataattttttaattattaaattataattttaccaaaatttttgttaacaatttttttatattttactattaatttttggatatctatatatattattttaacattaaataaaaaattttagtaagattatttttcaatatcaatatatattaatggttatatatattaacagtggtaagatttttttatttaatgttaaaataatatatattgatatcaaaaaattaataataaaatataaaaataattgttaacaaaaattttggtaaaatcataatttaataattaaaaaattattgaaggataggtatcttagaaaaaataatttaattattattttttaaaagtattttaataaaaatataatttaatcaataaaaaataatttattaaaaaatattttggtaagtaaaatttaatgataaaaaataaattttttattaatgagtattttttaaaaaataatttattttttaaaaaaaataaataaagttaatattagttaatacaacagatttaaaatgaattaaagagaagttttttaaaagttagaatggagagaaatgtacatttataaaaatagaagagaggagTGTGTCATTTTATTATCTCGTAAAGGAGGAAAATGAAATTTTCTcgtaaatttaatattaatttactcttttaaccctattaatttacattaattacgtatttttatcaacaaaaattatttttatcatttttatttattcactcacttaaattttattgtttaacttagttaaagaattttaaagaaaattatgaCGTAGTAATTATCCAGTATAAGTGTAACTGAATTTGTTAAATGAAGTAGCTCCAACTAAATATAAAACAGAATCCACTCTACCTCCCTTTCTCGtcgttttctctctctctctctctctcaggtaatgctattttctctctctaaatATCAATTATTGCTTCCTTTTCCAATCTTCAATAATTTTCTCCAAATTCCCAACCTTTCTCCCTTCTTTTCAACTCTTGATTCATTACTAGCTTCATTCCACTACCTTCACCCAACAAAAATCGCAAGATCTATCTACACAAACTCTCAACTCTTTTCCATTTTCCCCCGTCTTATGGGTAACAAAGTTTGTGCCTTTTTTAGAAAATtcacttatttattatatatatatatttttttcaatttaaaaaaaatgtgaaattaaTTTCACATTTCTTCTATGTGGGGTTTTGTGTGCAGGTTAAACTTGGAAGTCAGtgattcccaaaaaaaaaaaaatgacccTACCCCACTAATGTTATGATAATCTGGAACCTTTGGCACGCAAGAAAAAAGCTGTCATACGCTATACTGTTATTGTtccttcattattattattattatttttatttctatttctatttttgttttccattttttGTTTGTGTATCGGCTTCATAAAGGGGATTAGTTTCTAAGGGCCCTGAAAAattcaacctggaacacatgGGGTACCTCAATTCAGTTTTGACATCTTCAAGTCAGGTTCATGCAGCAGAAGATTCACCTGTGAGTGGTGGAGGACTCAGGTGAATACCTCATCTTTTGTTTAGATCTTTCTAGAATTTAAGAATTAggtcacttttcttttcttttttttttgtaactttTCATTGGTTGGTTTTAATGTTTAGTtataatttttgttgttgttgttgctgcttgaCTGGTATTTAATGATATTTTGGTAGTGTCTgatgaattttttgtttttggttaatGTTATGTGTGTCCTTGGTTTTTCTAGTACTCCTTGTGGTGCTATGAAGATTCGTAACTGTTATAATCATGTCTCACTAAGCAAATTTATTAGCCTTAGTTGATAAAGTACTGGTCAGTATTTGTTTCTCTTGAATATTGATTGTCCACTTCTTGCTTTTTTGCTTTGATAATTACTATTGGTTCATGTTCTTGTACTTGATTTTGTGTATCTTATCATCAACGAATTTTTTAGGGGGATAATGTTACAGTTGTTGTTCTGTGGAGATTGTTACTGTTACAGTAATCAATAATAATGGAGTATATGTTTACTATATCACTATAGCTCAATGGTCATAGTTGGTTTCAATGATTTTGATGTAATCTGTTATGATTTGTATCTGCAGTCAGAATGGAAAATTCAGCTACGGGTATGCTAGCTCTCCGGGCAAGAGATCTTCAATGGAAGATTTTTATGAGACTAGAATTGATGGTGTGGATGGTGAAATTGTTGGCCTTTTCGGAGTTTTTGATGGTATGTTTAACCTTGTTCTCTCATATTCATTTCATTCTAAGTTCTAACCTTGCTGTCTTCATTCCTATTACTATTTTTCCCCTCAAGTTTGTTTCAGTCGAAATTAATTTTGCTTTGTGTTTAGTGTCTAAGTCCCTGGATTTTCCCTCTTCAAAATATTGGGAAATTAACCTTTCCATGTAACTTAATGGTGCACTATACAGATTCTTCTGTGCTTGTGCATTCGTACAAAATTCATAGCCGTTTCTTGTCGTTTTTCTGTCCTTTATTTTAAGCCATatcatctttatctttatgcattTAATTTCTCGGTTTTGGTCTAATCTTTTGGGTCCTTCTGTACATAAGTTACTGATATCACACCCGCTGATGGAAATCTCTATCAAAGTTTCTCTTCTATCTGTCTTTGTGCATAATTTCTTGATCCTTCACTGTTGTCTTATACTTGTTCTTGTATTCTTTATTGTGACTGTAGAACACTTATTTATTTGTTATAGGAGCAATTATAGAGTCCAAAATGTTTCGTTTTTTGACGATGgatattatttcttttctaacatTTAAAGAATGTAGCATTTATTTCCTAGAGACTAAATATACAAGTTATAACATATGATGCTACCATTCTTTATCTACTAAAAACTTTAGAAGGTAGCTTTAACTCTGGTGTTTATAACTTTCAGGTCACGGTGGTGCTCGTGCTGCCGAGTATGTCAAACAACACCTATTTAGTAATTTGCTCAGACATCCAAAATTCATTTCTGACACCAAATCTGCAATAGGTCAGGGGGAAAAAATCAGCATAGCCTTTTTCTGGTGTTTTCTTAAAGTTTGCTAAATCCTGAGAATAACCGTTGTGTTCACTTGCAAAATTATTCTTGTTTGCAGCTGATGCATATAACCACACCGACTCTGAATTTCTGAAATCAGAAAATAACCAAAACAGAGATGCTGGATCAACTGCTTCCACTGCCATTCTAGTTGGTGACCGTTTGCTCGTTGCTAATGTTGGAGACTCTAGAGCTGTTATATGCAGGGGTGGAAATGGTAAGAGTAATAATAGGTATTAGCTCCATATTCATGTATATATGTTCTTTTAGGATGTGTTTGGTAAGTGTCTCAGATGTAAGATACAGAAATACTATGGCCCTTTCTATTGTCTCGAGTTTTGGGATGGATAGAAAATATGTCTTAGGAAAGAGacatttttctagtgtttttgtaTCTACCATTCTCCAAATTGATGTGTCTGAGCTTCTCTGTATTTCTATCCTGAGACACTAGATTACAAGATTACATGAAATAGTGCACCTTTGTGGTAACATTTGTATGGTGTGTGGGCTCTTCATTTGCTTGTTGTAATTTTTTGTGCAAGATAGAATCACTCCAACCTTCCTatattaaatgattaattaaaatatgttacttattttatttctctCATTTTTCCCCCTTTAGCCATTGCTGTTTCTCGAGATCACAAGCCGGACCAAACGGACGAGAGGCAAAGGATTGAAAATGCTGGTGGCTTTGTTATGTGGGCTGGTAAGGTCTTATTATAGTTAGCATTCATGAATTGATTTATAGATTCATATTGTTTATATCTTTGAAAACTTCACTTACAGGAACCTGGAGAGTTGGTGGCGTTCTTGCCGTTTCTCGTGCTTTCGGTGATAGACTTCTGAAACAGTATGTTGTTGCTGATCCAGAAATCCAGGTGTGCTTCGAATTCTAGTATTTCTTATATTCATAGTTTTATCTCTGTTCGTATCCATATACAGTGCATAACTTAgtgtaatatattatatatatggttCACATCGAAAAGCATCCTGCCAGTAGATTGAATAAAGAAAATTCTGTTTCGAACAAGATTGATGTTTCTGAAAAGAGTGTTGTGAATCTTTCAATCAATGTAAATATGCAAACATTTTTATAGTTCTTTAAGGAAAAGTGTTACTAATCATAAGAATCGTGTGATACAGATCTCTGCATAAAAAATTTGTCTCCCGACTGGTCTTTATCATCGCTACTTGGCTTTTAAACCTTGACCTCTGTTTGCCTCTCTATATTCTGGTTACTAATTCGTTTGTGATCTTGCAGGAAGAAAAAGTTGATAGCTCTCTTGAGTTTCTTATCTTGGCCAGTGACGGGCTATGGGATGTTGTCTCCAACGAGGTTTGAAGTGATTTTCATTTCTTCTACCTTAACTCTCTTGATTACTAGTGCATTTCCATATGTTCCAAAACATATGAATGAGTTATATCAAGAAGCTACATATTGGTTTTTGGTGCCATGTTGTGGGGAAGGTTAATATCTTCTCTTCCAAAGAATCAAATACCTACACCAATTAGATGCAAACTTACCAGAAATGATTTCATGTTAAAAACTACTATTTAAATTGGAGAGAAAGGCCTGAACCTATCTCTATCTACTCTTGGTTTTATTGCTATATGTATTGAGTCGTTGTCTTTGCTGTAAAGGTAGGCTGACTTACCAAACCTAATGTTCAGGAAAATTAGTTGTCAGTTCGAGTAAAGAACAATATAAAGTGTGAATAAATAAgtgtaaatttttattataaatgtgTTAGCATGATTTAGTTGAAAACAGATACACAGTGATGCCAATATGTTCATGCAACGTTACATAACTGAAATTCGCACTTGAACTGTTGAACTGTTGAACTGTGATCATTGCATATCTGTATAACTGAATaccagttttttatttttattttttcaatttgtcTCAAATGGGTGTTTAAACCACCATGTTCAATTAACACAATTGCATCTGATAAAGACTTTGATATAACACCAAGAATTCAATCCCATGATCCAGGAAGCTGTTGCAATGATAAAGAAAATAGATGATGCAGAGGAGGCGGCAAAGAAGTTGATGCAAGAAGCATATCAGAGAGGTAGTTCCGACAACATTACTTGTGTTGTGGTTCGTTTCTTGACGAACCAAGGCGCTTCTTCTGGTACTAGCACCGGCTAAAGCGTCTCTTGGACACAAAGGGTAGTGCATAGTTGGTAGTTGGTGCAGTGGAGATGTGACAAATGGCAAAATCTGTTCTATCATATTTTGATCATAGGCATATTCCATTTTAGCTGTGTGCCATGCAAgaattagaaaaattaatttgaagACTCACCTACTATGGTCCTCTAGCATAGatattttatttcagaatttctTACTTCCACAATTGATTCGTATTTGTAGCTAGGAGAGATTGTTGTGTAAAAAGTGTGGACAGAGTTTTAATTGCACACACAAACACACGCCTTGTATGTAAATTTGGTGTCTGATCTTGCTGCTGATCCCCTTTATTCTCAAAcatataaagaaaaatatcatgttAAGAATCTTTTCGATCGGttaactatgtcatttgagctatagcTCGCTGGTTTGTATTATTGTTCTTTAGAACACAACATATGAAGTACTAGCAGTTATCAAGTATGCATGTCCatgaaaattgaaaaggaataagTTGAGTGATGGACTCAGAAAAGAAGATATCATTGTCGGCAAGGCAGCTATTGCTCTTACGCACGACGAGCGAACAATCTGTTCTTCTTCATTGTCCATTGTATtcccaaaatattaaaaaaaagttacatgCTATCATAtcagtaaaatttttaattttaattttcacttatgcttacataataaattaatttattaaactaaaaaaaaactgAATTACTACTGTCATTTTGgcaatattagttaattttttatatgtattctcgagaaaaaaaaatacttttatttatataacaCTTGACTAATTATCAAGGTAAAAGAAATTTATACTGTaagtaaataaaactaaaaatagaatTCTAAAAAGTATACCACAAATATAAAGAAGGGGAAGCAAAAGGTGGCACTGATGGATGAAGATTGAAGACATGGAAGAGCGAGAGAGGGGTGTGGAACTTTGAGTGCATTATTGAAGGTGGATGAACAAAATGGCAACGCAAGCTAGACCTTTATATAGGAGAATTCCTCTCTTCTAACTCTAATTTGGAACACAATAGTTTTACTTGCCAAAGGGTCAAGGTGTATTATGTATATACTAAATTCTAATTAGTCCAACTTGGACCCATAAAGACAAAACTTTCATGCCTTGCTTGCCAAGTTATGGGTCCCATATGAACTTGAAAATTGAGTGAATATATGTAACAAAGCAAGGTTAGTTGGCtatcaattattaaatttttgggTAAAGTAGTTAAAGTTTATCaaagttttaaaaaatacttCTAAAGTTTATGTTGTTTTAGTTTTAtctcaaaaattttcaatttatattaaatatactcctgacagctaaattttcaaaagGTTTAggactaattaaaaaataatacatgaCAATTATATCTACCAGGAGTATATTTcatgaaattgaaaattttttgaacaaaattaaaacaaaataaaatttaagagtaattttgataaatttcaaaatataaaaagtataatttatccaaatttaaaatattcaaaagtgTAGTCAGCCACCAACGCCATAGCCATATTCAAGTTCATTTCCATATTAGTGCAATTCAGTTATTCAAGAAGATGAAGTGGGAACAGAATCATGTATGTTATGGGGTCACTATATGCTAAAATAATGTTtacttataatttattatttttggacaGTGTGTAAgggaaaatgtttttaattttgtatgatataagaaaaaagaacaaattaaactaatgtaattaattatatgatccccccaaaaaaaaaaaaaaaacataatgctAAATTGCTAACTATGCATGGATCACGTTGAAGCACCTCTCCGGAAAACCGATATTATTTAAGTGGTTTGCCTCTTGTTATCACAAATTTGAGTTGTTTATGAGAAATTTACTTTTTCAACCTAGCAAGAAGAaagattatttaattttctttccaatccatgaatatatatatatatatatatatatatatatatatatgaaaaattgaaaatatcatttattatgatTATTACATTGAAGTTCATGATACTAGGTGCATGTTGTTAGAAACAAGTGACTAAACTGGAGAAATAATGGTATATTATTAAGTGTGTTCAAGTTGTCTACTCAAGTTatgtagaatgatacaatataaagggtaattataggtactaagagaatcataataataaagacgtaatctcctataataaatattaagatatcctaaataatactaattgatcctaattgatcctaataatattctaacatcccccctcaaactcaagtgacaacttgagtttgaaacttatttaaaataacgaaataaaaaaaaatgcataaactaaTAGAACggatgcagacggaactgccgaaagaaagcgcagacggaactgccgctagtctgaaggaagcgcagacggaactgccgcttgtctgaacTGACAAAAAGAAACGCAGACGGAATTGCCACAAGAAAACACcgaaactgccacgagagaaggcAGACGTAACTGTCACGAGAAAAGGCTGACGGGACTGCCACGAGAGAATGCAGATGT
This window contains:
- the LOC112697612 gene encoding probable protein phosphatase 2C 59 is translated as MGYLNSVLTSSSQVHAAEDSPVSGGGLSQNGKFSYGYASSPGKRSSMEDFYETRIDGVDGEIVGLFGVFDGHGGARAAEYVKQHLFSNLLRHPKFISDTKSAIADAYNHTDSEFLKSENNQNRDAGSTASTAILVGDRLLVANVGDSRAVICRGGNAIAVSRDHKPDQTDERQRIENAGGFVMWAGTWRVGGVLAVSRAFGDRLLKQYVVADPEIQEEKVDSSLEFLILASDGLWDVVSNEEAVAMIKKIDDAEEAAKKLMQEAYQRGSSDNITCVVVRFLTNQGASSGTSTG